From Peromyscus maniculatus bairdii isolate BWxNUB_F1_BW_parent chromosome 8, HU_Pman_BW_mat_3.1, whole genome shotgun sequence, a single genomic window includes:
- the Socs3 gene encoding suppressor of cytokine signaling 3, giving the protein MVTHSKFPAAGMSRPLDTSLRLKTFSSKSEYQLVVNAVRKLQESGFYWSAVTGGEANLLLSAEPAGTFLIRDSSDQRHFFTLSVKTQSGTKNLRIQCEGGSFSLQSDPRSTQPVPRFDCVLKLVHHYMPPPGAPSFSLPPTEPSSEVPEQPPAQALPGSTPKRAYYIYSGGEKIPLVLSRPLSSNVATLQHLCRKTVNGHLDSYEKVTQLPGPIREFLDQYDAPL; this is encoded by the coding sequence ATGGTCACCCACAGCAAGTTTCCCGCCGCCGGGATGAGCCGCCCCCTGGACACCAGCCTGCGCCTCAAGACCTTCAGCTCCAAGAGCGAGTACCAGCTGGTGGTGAACGCCGTGCGTAAGCTGCAGGAGAGCGGATTCTACTGGAGCGCAGTGACCGGCGGCGAGGCGAACCTGCTGCTCAGCGCCGAGCCCGCGGGCACCTTCCTTATCCGCGACAGCTCGGACCAGCGCCACTTCTTCACGCTGAGCGTCAAGACCCAGTCAGGGACCAAGAACCTACGTATCCAGTGCGAGGGGGGCAGCTTTTCGCTGCAGAGTGACCCCCGGAGCACGCAGCCAGTACCCCGATTTGACTGTGTACTCAAGCTGGTGCACCACTACATGCCGCCCCCGGGCGCCCCCTCCTTCTCCTTGCCACCCACGGAACCCTCCTCCGAGGTGCCGGAGCAGCCACCTGCCCAGGCGCTCCCCGGGAGTACCCCCAAGAGAGCTTACTACATCTATTCTGGGGGCGAGAAGATTCCGCTGGTACTGAGCCGACCTCTCTCTTCCAACGTGGCCACTCTCCAGCATCTCTGCAGGAAGACGGTCAACGGCCACCTGGACTCCTATGAGAAAGTGACCCAGCTGCCTGGACCCATTCGGGAGTTCCTGGACCAGTACGATGCTCCACTTTAA